Proteins co-encoded in one Dehalogenimonas sp. WBC-2 genomic window:
- a CDS encoding imidazoleglycerol-phosphate dehydratase, whose translation MTERKATVKRETKETTISVTVNLDGTGKDEMCTGIRLFDHMLSQIARHGVIDIKVSATGDDVHHLVEDVGITLGKAFNEALGDKRGLVRAGDSTVPMDEALATVAIDIGGRGYSVLSMEFENNDMSGFPADLIRHFLESFAAEGRLNLHAGVAYGTNDHHKAEAVFKALGRALDKATRIDPRISDRLPSTKEFIEG comes from the coding sequence ATGACTGAACGTAAAGCTACAGTTAAGCGGGAGACAAAAGAGACCACTATCAGCGTAACGGTGAATCTGGATGGCACCGGTAAGGATGAAATGTGCACCGGTATCAGGCTTTTTGATCATATGCTGTCTCAAATAGCCCGCCACGGAGTGATTGACATAAAAGTGTCGGCTACAGGGGATGACGTGCATCATCTGGTAGAAGATGTCGGTATAACGCTAGGCAAGGCATTCAACGAGGCACTGGGTGACAAACGGGGGCTGGTGCGGGCCGGCGACTCCACGGTGCCTATGGATGAGGCGCTGGCGACGGTAGCCATTGATATCGGGGGCCGGGGTTACTCTGTCCTTAGCATGGAATTTGAGAATAACGATATGTCCGGTTTTCCCGCTGATCTTATCCGTCACTTTTTAGAGAGCTTTGCGGCGGAAGGACGACTGAATTTGCACGCTGGTGTAGCCTATGGCACTAACGACCATCACAAGGCCGAGGCGGTATTCAAAGCACTGGGCCGGGCTCTGGACAAAGCAACCCGCATTGACCCGCGGATAAGTGACAGATTGCCGTCTACCAAGGAGTTTATTGAGGGGTAG
- a CDS encoding histidinol-phosphate aminotransferase, which yields MIDLRRFMRRELDKFAGYAACKSPEVLDKEVRQLGVLKLDANENVYGASPRVKAAFSHFDDAHIYPDSCQTELRKALSDYAHIGVENIVAGSGSDQLIDLLVRLFVNAGDEVISFTPTFAMYKFYTELSGGRFIAVPRDAEYNVVLEDLTPVISSRTKLIFIAMPNNPTGTQPPIQTVMKLIDTGLPVVVDEAYYEFTGQTMAAQLEKYPNLMILRTFSKWAGLAGLRVGYGLFPRVVAERMDAIKDPYCVNAAAVLATRESLKDIGFLMDKVQLIVNERERLFQLLIKIDYLKPYPSSANFILCKVIGKNALDIQFKLERRGILVRHFDSPQMENCLRFSIGRPQDTDRLIAELQKIKEL from the coding sequence TTGATAGATCTCAGGCGTTTCATGCGCCGGGAATTAGATAAATTTGCCGGTTATGCCGCCTGCAAGTCTCCCGAGGTGCTTGATAAAGAAGTACGCCAGTTAGGCGTACTCAAACTGGACGCCAATGAGAACGTATACGGCGCATCGCCAAGGGTCAAAGCAGCTTTTTCGCATTTTGATGATGCTCACATCTACCCGGACAGTTGCCAAACAGAACTGAGAAAAGCGCTATCGGACTATGCCCATATCGGGGTTGAAAACATCGTGGCTGGCTCCGGCTCCGACCAACTCATTGATCTATTGGTGAGGCTCTTTGTCAATGCCGGTGATGAAGTCATAAGCTTCACGCCGACATTTGCCATGTACAAGTTTTATACTGAGTTGTCTGGTGGACGCTTTATAGCTGTCCCGCGGGATGCTGAGTATAATGTCGTTTTGGAAGATTTGACGCCGGTAATCTCTTCCCGTACCAAACTGATATTTATTGCCATGCCCAATAATCCCACCGGCACTCAGCCACCGATTCAGACGGTCATGAAACTCATTGATACTGGCTTGCCAGTGGTAGTTGATGAAGCATATTATGAGTTTACCGGCCAAACCATGGCAGCACAACTTGAAAAATACCCCAATCTGATGATTCTGCGCACCTTCAGCAAATGGGCTGGGCTGGCCGGTTTGCGGGTTGGTTATGGCCTCTTCCCGCGTGTTGTCGCTGAACGAATGGACGCTATCAAGGACCCATATTGTGTTAACGCCGCAGCAGTGCTGGCAACACGGGAATCGCTTAAAGACATTGGTTTCCTCATGGATAAAGTTCAACTAATCGTCAATGAGAGGGAGCGGCTTTTCCAATTATTGATTAAGATCGACTACCTTAAACCATATCCATCCAGCGCTAATTTTATCTTGTGTAAGGTCATTGGCAAAAATGCGCTGGATATTCAATTTAAATTAGAGCGCCGGGGTATACTGGTGCGTCATTTTGATTCACCGCAGATGGAAAACTGCCTGCGTTTCAGTATCGGCAGACCCCAGGATACTGACAGACTTATCGCTGAACTCCAGAAAATAAAGGAGCTATAA
- a CDS encoding phosphoribosylaminoimidazole-succinocarboxamide synthase has protein sequence MATANEVILKTELPLKRFISGKVRDTYDLGEYLLIVVSDRISAFDVVLPVGIPDKGKVLNLISAFWFELTAKIIPNHVVAVIEDVNQLDEYIPESQHFDYPAYLVGRSMIVKKVRRLPVECVVRGYLAGSGWSEYKKSQSICSVPLPSGLRQSQMLPEIIFTPTTKGDNTHDLPMTFEEVEKAVGAEIALKLKAISIALYAYARDHARHHGIIIADTKFEFGLDSDDKLIIIDEALTPDSSRFWDEKIYKVGEPQDSYDKQPVRDWLEASGWNKEPPAPALPPEVIESTRQRYIHAYEVLTGKNLI, from the coding sequence ATGGCCACTGCGAATGAAGTTATCCTCAAAACCGAACTTCCGCTGAAACGTTTTATCTCCGGCAAGGTACGTGACACCTATGACCTCGGTGAATATCTTCTGATCGTGGTCAGCGACCGTATTTCGGCTTTTGATGTGGTGCTGCCAGTAGGCATACCGGACAAGGGTAAGGTGCTTAATCTTATTTCTGCGTTCTGGTTTGAATTAACCGCTAAGATCATCCCTAACCACGTTGTCGCGGTCATTGAAGATGTTAACCAACTCGACGAATACATCCCTGAATCTCAACACTTTGATTATCCGGCATATTTAGTTGGCCGGTCGATGATTGTAAAAAAGGTTAGGCGTCTACCGGTAGAATGCGTTGTCCGAGGTTATCTAGCTGGCTCTGGCTGGTCAGAGTACAAAAAGAGCCAGTCTATTTGCAGTGTGCCGCTACCCTCTGGCTTACGCCAAAGCCAGATGTTACCGGAAATCATCTTTACTCCAACTACCAAAGGCGATAACACTCATGACCTTCCCATGACTTTTGAGGAAGTGGAAAAGGCCGTCGGCGCTGAAATTGCTCTTAAGCTTAAAGCTATCAGTATTGCCCTGTATGCCTATGCCCGTGACCATGCCCGCCACCACGGTATTATTATTGCTGACACTAAATTTGAGTTCGGTCTTGACTCAGATGACAAATTAATTATTATCGACGAAGCACTGACACCTGATTCCTCCCGTTTCTGGGATGAGAAAATCTACAAGGTCGGCGAGCCTCAGGACTCCTACGACAAACAACCGGTCCGTGACTGGCTTGAAGCTTCTGGCTGGAATAAGGAACCCCCGGCTCCAGCACTGCCGCCAGAAGTCATCGAGAGCACACGCCAAAGGTATATTCATGCCTACGAGGTGCTGACAGGGAAGAATTTAATCTGA